A window of the Vigna angularis cultivar LongXiaoDou No.4 chromosome 3, ASM1680809v1, whole genome shotgun sequence genome harbors these coding sequences:
- the LOC108323097 gene encoding GDSL esterase/lipase At5g33370 isoform X1, with protein sequence MSMATCSESSFCIIVTTLLLSISFASAQQRAFFVFGDSLVDSGNNDFLATTARADAPPYGIDFPTHRPTGRFSNGLNIPDIISEQLGLEPTLPYLSPLLIGEKLLVGANFASAGIGILNDTGFQFLHIIHIYKQLKLFQHYQQRLSAHIGAEEAWRHVNQALVLITLGGNDFVNNYYLVPYSARSRQFSLPDYVIYIISEYRLILKRLYDLGARRVLVTGTGPMGCVPAELALRSGNGECDVELQRAASLFNPQLVEMVKGLNREIGAHVFIAVNAYEMNMDFVNNPRAYGFVTSKIACCGQGPFNGMGLCSPISNLCPNRDLYAFWDPFHPSEKANRIIVQQMMTGSVQYMHPMNLSTIMAIDSRV encoded by the exons ATGTCCATGGCTACTTGTTCAGAGTCCAGCTTTTGTATAATAGTTACAACCTTGCTTTTGTCTATAAGTTTCGCTTCTGCTCAGCAAAGGGCTTTCTTCGTTTTTGGTGATTCACTCGTAGACAGTGGCAACAATGACTTCTTGGCTACCACTGCACGAGCAGATGCTCCCCCCTATGGCATTGACTTTCCAACACACAGACCCACCGGTCGCTTCTCTAATGGCCTAAACATCCCTGACATAATAA GTGAGCAGCTTGGCTTAGAGCCTACACTTCCATATTTGAGCCCTCTACTTATAGGAGAGAAACTCCTAGTTGGTGCCAATTTTGCATCTGCGGGGATTGGAATTCTCAATGATACCGGATTTCAGTTT CTTCACATCATTCACATCTACAAACAACTGAAGCTATTCCAACATTACCAGCAAAGGTTAAGTGCGCATATTGGTGCAGAGGAAGCTTGGAGGCATGTAAACCAAGCACTTGTTCTCATCACTCTTGGAGGCAACGATTTTGTGAACAATTATTACCTGGTCCCATATTCAGCAAGATCTCGCCAGTTTTCTCTCCCGGACTACGTCATCTATATCATATCTGAGTATCGTCTAATTCTGAAG AGGCTGTATGATCTGGGAGCTAGGAGGGTTCTTGTCACGGGTACGGGACCAATGGGGTGTGTGCCAGCAGAGTTGGCCTTGAGAAGTGGAAATGGTGAATGCGACGTGGAGCTCCAGAGAGCAGCATCGTTATTTAATCCACAACTTGTTGAAATGGTGAAAGGACTCAACCGAGAGATTGGTGCTCACGTCTTCATTGCTGTAAATGCATATGAAATGAACATGGATTTCGTTAACAACCCTCGAGCTTATG GGTTTGTCACATCAAAGATAGCTTGCTGTGGTCAAGGTCCGTTCAATGGGATGGGACTCTGCTCACCCATTTCTAACTTGTGTCCAAATCGCGATCTTTACGCGTTTTGGGATCCATTTCACCCATCGGAGAAAGCTAACCGAATCATTGTCCAACAGATGATGACTGGGTCGGTTCAGTACATGCACCCCATGAATCTTAGCACCATCATGGCCATAGATTCCAGGGTTTGA
- the LOC108323097 gene encoding GDSL esterase/lipase At5g33370 isoform X2: protein MSMATCSESSFCIIVTTLLLSISFASAQQRAFFVFGDSLVDSGNNDFLATTARADAPPYGIDFPTHRPTGRFSNGLNIPDIISEQLGLEPTLPYLSPLLIGEKLLVGANFASAGIGILNDTGFQFQRLSAHIGAEEAWRHVNQALVLITLGGNDFVNNYYLVPYSARSRQFSLPDYVIYIISEYRLILKRLYDLGARRVLVTGTGPMGCVPAELALRSGNGECDVELQRAASLFNPQLVEMVKGLNREIGAHVFIAVNAYEMNMDFVNNPRAYGFVTSKIACCGQGPFNGMGLCSPISNLCPNRDLYAFWDPFHPSEKANRIIVQQMMTGSVQYMHPMNLSTIMAIDSRV, encoded by the exons ATGTCCATGGCTACTTGTTCAGAGTCCAGCTTTTGTATAATAGTTACAACCTTGCTTTTGTCTATAAGTTTCGCTTCTGCTCAGCAAAGGGCTTTCTTCGTTTTTGGTGATTCACTCGTAGACAGTGGCAACAATGACTTCTTGGCTACCACTGCACGAGCAGATGCTCCCCCCTATGGCATTGACTTTCCAACACACAGACCCACCGGTCGCTTCTCTAATGGCCTAAACATCCCTGACATAATAA GTGAGCAGCTTGGCTTAGAGCCTACACTTCCATATTTGAGCCCTCTACTTATAGGAGAGAAACTCCTAGTTGGTGCCAATTTTGCATCTGCGGGGATTGGAATTCTCAATGATACCGGATTTCAGTTT CAAAGGTTAAGTGCGCATATTGGTGCAGAGGAAGCTTGGAGGCATGTAAACCAAGCACTTGTTCTCATCACTCTTGGAGGCAACGATTTTGTGAACAATTATTACCTGGTCCCATATTCAGCAAGATCTCGCCAGTTTTCTCTCCCGGACTACGTCATCTATATCATATCTGAGTATCGTCTAATTCTGAAG AGGCTGTATGATCTGGGAGCTAGGAGGGTTCTTGTCACGGGTACGGGACCAATGGGGTGTGTGCCAGCAGAGTTGGCCTTGAGAAGTGGAAATGGTGAATGCGACGTGGAGCTCCAGAGAGCAGCATCGTTATTTAATCCACAACTTGTTGAAATGGTGAAAGGACTCAACCGAGAGATTGGTGCTCACGTCTTCATTGCTGTAAATGCATATGAAATGAACATGGATTTCGTTAACAACCCTCGAGCTTATG GGTTTGTCACATCAAAGATAGCTTGCTGTGGTCAAGGTCCGTTCAATGGGATGGGACTCTGCTCACCCATTTCTAACTTGTGTCCAAATCGCGATCTTTACGCGTTTTGGGATCCATTTCACCCATCGGAGAAAGCTAACCGAATCATTGTCCAACAGATGATGACTGGGTCGGTTCAGTACATGCACCCCATGAATCTTAGCACCATCATGGCCATAGATTCCAGGGTTTGA